ATCCATGATTTTCAGGCAAACGATGGAAAAAGTTGACGGAAAAAGTGCGTGTGACACACCGCCTGGAGGCGTGAAAACAACTTTATAGGAATCACTTTCtgcgataaggaggaggagagggaggaagaacaggaagaaaaagatacgTATATTAGAAAAtactttaatgaaaaaaaaaatataaagattagagaggaagtggagcaggaggatccaagagaaagagaaattaatgaTGCTGAAGGTGAAAGGTTGAGAAAGATTGTGAAAGAGTAGAGCACGATGATGTTgacttgtagtggtggtggtggtggtggtggtgaatggaaATGATAGGGAATGTGTGAATGAATGTTTAGTGAAGAGTGGAAATATGAATGAATCAaggcctactactactactactactactactactactactactactactactactactactactactactactactactactactaccagcagcTGTATAACgtgcttctctctttctgtacccCGCACAGAGCGGCAAGTCCTGGGGCTACTACATGGGGCACTCCTACCCCTCCCCCCGGCGCCCCCCAGCCCAATTCAGTAATCGCCCCCATCCCCCGAGGACCCCGCCCCCTATCCGCGAGGTGagtatccttccctctcctccacccgccACTGTGAGCTTTGGACACCCCTGCCCCCAGCCCCCCCACCCGACTGTCTCGTGGTCTTgcagtggtggggggagggaggcgccGCTCCCCAAAGCCCTAGCGGTACGGTGGtgaaagtactactactactactactactactactactactactactactactactactactactactactactactacaatgatcTTTTTATGATAGGTTATACAATAGCAGTCTAGTTTATTTATGGTGGTTCCTGACTTGGGTCAGTTTTGTGAACCCTGGGATGatgcactaacacacacacacacacacacacacacacacacacacacacacacacacacacacacgtgcacctACTATCATATCATAtttagatacatacatacacacatacatacatacatacatacatacatacatgtttaGCATGACAATCATTAAGTGTATTTCCTCATCGTGTGCAAAATAAACATTTTCAACTTAATTTCTTACATGTATAATAAATTTTGTAAaaatcaggatttttttttacatccggcaaaataataataaaaaaaacacttggggctgtgtgtgtgtgtgtgtgtgtgtgtgtgtgtgtgtgtgtgtgtgtgtgtgtgtgtgtgttaaccagGTGACTAGTGGCATCTTTAATCAGTCAGtaagtctgtcagtcagtgtgtgtgtgtgtgtgtgtgtgtgtgtgtgtgtgttaatgactCTGTACATCCATTCTGCTCAAGTACCTGCtatattttgtctgttttcagCCTTAACTTGAGTGATGGCCTttgtttgtacacacacacacacacacacacacacacacacacacacacacacacacacacacacacacacacacacacacacacaccttacggTTTAACAACACAAGGTCATATATTTATAATGCAATATCGCTTGTTGTGTAGATAATGCAATAACTTTTAATTATGTATAAGTATAATTTTAGGTGATATGCTATACAGGCTTCATTGTTATATCCATTATGTCAACAGTACGattacatatagatagatagatagatagacagacagatagatagcatTATAGTACCTATGTGAAAACTGGCTTGTTTGTTATATTGTTTGGTGTGTGTAGCAGATTCTCAGTACAATAATTTGAGTGttatgggtatgtgtgtgtgtgtgtgtgtgtgtgtatggatatCACTTTGAATACATATAATATAACAGATTGACTTGAAATTAACTTTGCAGGGAAACAAGCaacatgaaaaaggaaggaaggagttaagAACTGAAATGTTGGTGGCACAGTGTGTGGTGGTAATATCGACTTGAAATACAGGCAATGTGATAACAAACCCACTGTAACTTTACCTTGGCTGGACAACGAGAGACGACCAGTTAAAGATTCAAGTGTTTccacactaaatgaaatgtttgttgtgtgtttgttacgAACGTGAAATACAGGTAACACGACCTACAAAACTAACTTAACATTACATCACACTAAATCAAACTTAACTTCACCCTAACTttgcaggaaaagagagaaagaatcacCTTCCTGTGTTTTCGAGACAGCGTGAGTGGCTCGGCTTCGTGAACCTACACTGCgcctcttccccctcactctcactctctctctctctcatcagccgCACGGAGACACGGACGCAAGGGCACCCCTCACTGTCACTCTCTGCCAGgacgcacgaacacacacatacgcgtGAGTACCACATTTAATACGTTACATCAGGTGGAATGTGTGTGGAAGTGTGGATGATtaagaaagtggtggtggtgaaggtggtggataTTAGCAGTTTAGGTGAGAAGCCGGTAGGTGTGGGCGTGAATAGGTGTGTGGGGTGGTTATGTGGATACTTAGGATTGCTGTGCGGATGAGTGTGTGGGTATTTGAGATAGCCAAGTGGATGAGGTGTGGGCGTGGATGGTTGAGTGCATATATGGATTGGTGTGTGGATATTTTGATGTGTGAGGGTGTTTGAGATGGTCGCGTGAATGTGTGGGTGTTTTGAGacagccagtgtgtgtgtgcgtgcgtgcgtgtggacGGTCTTCTATGGGTATGATCACCTGAAGgcctaaacaaataaacaaatacacttcctcctcctcctccattccccccTTCTCCCTGTCCCACCCACAGGTGACCCAGAAAAGGTCGTTTCAGTCACCATCACTTTCAGACAAGCACTTTCACACAGACCATCACACAGGCATTGCTAAGTgaccaagtctctctctctctctctctctctctctctctctctctctctctctctctctctctctctctctctctctctctctctctctctctctctctctctctctctgtcatgcatCATGCAACGCGCAGCCACATTAACAGACAGCAACACACGGGAATGCAACAACACCGCCATTATGTACAGAACAATTTGTGTCAGgggaacacagagagagagacagagaaatttCAGTACGCATTGTAAAAATATTATGAACTGTAAATaatgatacaacaacaacaacaaaaacaacaacaacaactactactactactactatcatcatcatcatcatcattttattatttttttatttaatttagtaAAGTATAAAATCGtaggtatatttatttttttttcattctctctctctctctctctctctctctctctctctctctctctctctctctctctctctctctctctctctctctctctctctctctctctccacttaaaTTTTCGTGTATTTATAAAGGAGAATATTttcggtagagagagagagagagagagagagagagagagagagagagagagagagagagagagagagagagagagagagagagagagagagaatttgaggTATGAGCAAAATTTCATTGAATAGAAAAATTTCATTGAATAGAATTTGGTGAattttgattgtgtgtgtgtgtgtgtgtgtgtgtgtgtgtgtgtgtgtgtgtgtgagcaggtagttttgtgtgtgttagggtgtgTATGGGGTGCTTTCTGTGGTGTTgtgggatgttttgagtgtgtttgatgagttttggaGTGGTGTAGGGTGTTTGGGgtttattttaaatgtttttagtttgtttggatgagttttgggtattttggggtatttaagagtgtgttttgggtgttttgagtgtttggggtgagttttgtgggtatattGGGGTGTTATGGGGTGTTgatggggtgtttttttttttttttttgtttgtttgtttgttttaagcgtgttttgggTATGTTCGGGTGAGTATTGCAggtattttttgggtgtttttcctctccttttctcaccttattctgtccacctccctagtgcaagagttaagcagtgtTCTCAgacattcatccctttcactggcaaactctggaactccctccctgcttctgtatttccttctctttgtggTTTCAATTCACTGCACTtatttctcacccctattccgtCCACTTCCcaaatacaagagttaaccagtattctcagtcattcatccctttcattggtaaactctgaaactccctgcctgcttctgtatttcctccttcttccaccttgaactctttcacaagggaggtttcaagacacttttcttcttaCGTATTAATTTCCCAGCAAGTaagtcttgttttctcttccctcgGGATTTAAAATTTCCCCGTAAAATTTTCCTTAAGGTCATTGCTTTAAATTTTCTGTcagtctttctttattcctatcCAGCCTTTAAATTTCCCTGTCAATTTCTTATTGTcagtctttctttattcctatcCAGCTTTTAAATTTCCCTGTCACTGTTTGTTCCTCCCTATCcagcctttcatttccccacaaGTACCTTCATCTGTTTTCCCCACCAGTAAGTCCACCTTTCCTCCTGCAGGCATACTTCACCATCTGGATGAGGGAGcacaactgtgtgtgtgacgaGCTGCTCAAGATTCACCCAAATCTTGGGATGACAACTGCCTCTACCAGACTGCCCGCCTTactgtcatcattgtcatcagtgaggagagagagggagagagagagagagaggtgactagTAAGATGGAAGGTTAGATAATGAGATATTTTGGTAaggtggaggaaatggaagTGAAGGTTTGTTTTGGAAGGCAAGTTTGAAATTAGAAGGgtgaggtgagtgagagaggtgagcagtaaggtggatgaatggatggatggttagATAAACAGGAGATGCACAGTACCTCCCAGACACACATGTATGACTCCCTCTGCCCTACCAAGcacaccactcactcacacactctctctcccctcacagcTGACATCAAGGAACCACTCACACGCTCTCTACCCAGTGCTGGAGGAGGTGAATGAAAATGGCCGCCAGCTGAGGTTCCAGGGGCTCAACACGTATCGCAGGAGATTTGGCATGcagcccttcacctccttccttgaCCTGGCTGGTGACCCCAAACTGGCGGCTGACCTGGAGCACTTCTGCAGGGACATAGAGGCTGTGGAGTACTATGTCAGTGAGTGtctctgtggaggaggaggaggaggaggaggaggagaggtgataaAGGTGGAAGACAGGAATAGGAGTTTTGTAAGATAAAGAggcagtgagggaaagaagagatgaatgatggaaggagacaagactagcagtaagaggaggaagaggaagaggacaagaaataagggaaataaggaggaagaggaggaacaaatcAGCCTACAGACGAGGAACTCGatcacaccttccttctctttccttttgataCAAGAAATTTTTCCCTCTCAATTGTATAGTTAGGTTAGAACTTTGTGAGGATTGAAAGGTCTGCTGTTGTGTGAAATTTACTTGTATTCACTTATATTACCCTGTATTGCATAACCTTCCTGAGTTGCATCCCTAAATTCAAGTTTGTCAGGATATTAAAGCTCTTATTATGTAAAATTTAGTTAGATATTCACTGGTATTCACTTGTGTTCACTTGTATTTATTAACTTGTATCTCATAGCCTCCCCAAATACCATTCCTCTTTAATGTACTAAGCCACTCCCAATTCCCTTGTGCCCTAATGTCCCCACCACCAGTCTAACACCACCCCCTGCTTCCCTCAGGTCTTGTCACGGCACGCCCCGGCCCCTCGGTCACCCTGCCGTCCACGGTCAGTTTGGGAGGCCCCTGGAGTGTGAAGGGGCTCGTGGCTGCCCATTTGCAGCCCTAAGTACTGGAAGTCCTCCACTTCTGGCAGCAAGGAAGGCTTTCAGGTCGTCAAGACAGCCACTCTGAAGAAACCCTTCTGCCTCAACATGAAAACGGGCCGTTAGAATGAGAATGTCGCGTTCACAGTCTCTCCCTGGTACGTCCTGAGCTTCCGGGGCTGCGTTAGGGTACATTCATGCTACGGCTGCGTCTTCAGGTCCTCCCAGCCCATCCTGGTGCACCCCGAGTCCCTGAATGTGGGTTAGGGTGTCGGGGTGTGTGGCTGTTGCCTGGGAGGTGAGTTGAAGCTTCTCACAGTTAAAGTTTGGGtgcccaagtgtgtgtgtgtgtgtgtgtgtgtgtgtgtgtgtgtgtgtgtgtgtgtgtgtgtgtgtgtgtgtgttggtgtgtgaggCAAGTGAAGCTTGGGTATTTATTTGTGTTAGGTGGAGTTGTGCTTACATTTccttgtttattgatttttaatgATAGGCAAGGTGGAActattacttattttattattttatgtatctatttatttatttacttatttttgtaaaAGGGGAATATGATGGttgtgttatttgttattatttgtattgaCAGCAAGAAAAGACTCTGATCTCTGGTAAGCTACACAACTCTTTGAAGTGATTCCACTACAAAAAATTGTCATTCAAAGTTTGTGGTTATGGGaaagactgactggctggctggcactgaaagggttaaggatatCAGGGTGGGAATGAGGCTTTCATTGTTTGACACCATTTTCTACTcagctcttcctctcacctaccaagaaagtgtgtgtgtgtgtgtgtgtgtgtgtgtgtgtgtgtgtgtgttacactgATATTTGTTGTACCTGGGCTGTATATAATTATTGCTATTTACACATGTACTGCTTTTCATAGATAAAACAAAGTGAAAGATGCAAagaatattcatgtgttttctcctttttatcttattgtattcatcttttttcttagagagagagagagagagagagagagagagagagagagagagagagagagagagagagagagagagagagagagagagagagagaatattccccGAAAAACATGCATACTAGGCTTTCCTCTCTTACCATCCTGATCTTCCTATATAACTGATAATGATGCAGAAATAGTACTTATTATAGTACTTGAAGTACTATAATTAATTGTACAGACGatgagaaaatagaggaaaggaagaacattttttttatatcgatCTTTagacaatgaataaatgaaagaacaatGGAGAAATAACACGATGAACTTAATGAAATGGGAGTACATCAGTTTCCCTTTACGGCCAAGTgacaacagaggaaaaaaatatatatatattaaaatgaaaGTAGATGTTTAACAAGTGCAAGTGAAATAATAAAGTATGTAATTTATCACAACTTTTTACATGACAGAGACAATGAAAAGATGAGTtaataacaaatatattttcACAGGAAATTGTGCCTGCTCTGATGGTTGCCATTACACTTTGACCTGGGAGGTACGCGTTGGTTGTGTGAGTATTCAAATCCcctgtttattatatttttacctCACCCACCTTGATAGACTTACTCAGGTATACTTAATAAGGCTTAATGTACATGTATACCAAGTCAAATGTGCCTGGGAAGCCTTGAATACGGAGAGAATGCTAGAAATAAGCTGTCTTAAGAATTGAGGATACTGGGGGCGAAAAATTgaattgtattttcttattttataatTACCACGCCTCCTCCTGGCGTCCCTCGCTTCCCTGAGGTATTTACTAGGGAGAAGGGTGTTTTATGGTCCCCATCACCCCTGCCGTCAAATAACATTAACGAAATATATGGATGCAGCTCCGTGCTCAACCCTGGAAATATGATGTCATtggacccagaccgagaccttaAAGCCTCCCTCCCAGTGTCCGTGCCCCATTGTATGTTTTTGTCTCAGTTTCCAtggttttcttggtgtttcCACACTTAAATGTGTAGATTGTACTAATAGGAGGATGCACAGgtgaagcagtgtgtgtgtgtgtgtgtgtgtgtgtgtgtgtgtgtgtgtgtgtgtgtctctctctctctctctctctctctctctctctctctctctctctctctctctctctctctctctctctctctctctcttatactgctactactactactctattaataaaagggaggaggaggaagacagagaaagagaagaaaaagtggaaagaaaaaaaaagaaaagtaaacgagagagagagagagagagagagagagagagagagagagagagagagagagagagagagagagagtcacttttGTCCTGTAAACAAAGCAATCATAATTACTGTTTCCGTGGCAgcaaacaggtaaacacacacacagacacaaacagtaatcctctctctctctctctctctctctctctctctctctctctctctctctctctctctctctctctctctctctctctctctctctctctctctctgtgtatgtgtgtggaaaaattatgaaggaagaggaggaggaggaggaagagaaggaagaggagtaaggaaagatgatgatgatgatgatgataataataataataataataataataataataataataataatagagagagagagttcaacaGATGTTTACTCTCTTTATTCctaaagcctctctctctctctctctctctctctctctctctctctctctctctctctctctctctctctctctctctctctctctctctctctctctctctctctctctctccctacttactcttcctcttgaaTGTGTTAAAAttaccctcttttccttctcctcctcctcctcctcctcctgttcttctttcattattgttaatattttagtagtagtagtagtagtagtagtagtagtagtagtagagagagagagagagagagagagagagagagagagagagagagagagagagagagagagagaaaggatttaTTATCTTGCCATTAATTTAATGttggaacagaggaggaggaggaggaggaggaggaggaggaggaggaggaggaggaggaggaggaggaggaatacaaaggaatacaaaaggaaagccaaacagcaacaaaccttttggtccttgcaaggctgtttggtaactacttctaactagctacagtgaagagagacaggacagcatagcagaaggctcctccccacccaccactccctccagcttgcgctggcatggaaatagttgggaaaagtaccatgcagtatggaaaaactgacatggaaattttcataggaaaggatgaaaggaagttctactattcaccctacggtgaactctatacgcctatctgaaagttaatacaagttatattaaaactgttgaataagagtttaaatagtgaatttagtaattattcggacaagaagagagcttgttggggatttgcttttaaatatttgtctattttatttttgaatgattcaatagtactgctgtttacaatttcggcaggaagtttattccatatatttactatacgattaaagaagaaatgtttggcctcgtgggatttaaaacgtttgggtataatcttgaatccattatttcttgttaggttagaatgatcaatggtaaaataattatgtgcatcaatgttactatatcctttgaaaattttgaacacttcaattaggtctcctcttatcctgcgctttgttaaactaaataggtttagttcttccagtcgttcctcatacggcttattgcgcaatcttggaatcatctttgtgactctgcgctgtatcttttctagtttttcaatgtcttttttgtagtatggtgaccagaactgtacacagtattctagatgagggcgcaccagtgagttatataaggcaagtataaccttttctgatttaaattcaaaggttcttccaatgaaccctactaatttatttgccgtctttactgtttctgtgcagtgttgactcggctttaggtcgtttgacacaacgacaccaagatctttttctttatcagcacttgacagtggcatgttattcattacatatctcgcctgaacattgttgcttccgatatgtagaattttacacttttctatattgaatctcatctgccatttttctgcccagcttgttagtttattgaggtcacactgcagttcctgccattgtgacacagacgtaactctacttgttattttggtgtcgtctgcaaatttacttattttgcagtttatcccttcatcaatatcatttatgtacattatgaagagtactggtcctaatacagagccttgaggaacgccgctatttaccttatgccactctgactcttttccatttattacaacacgctgttttctgtcagagagccagtctctcagccatttcagggtgtttccggcaatgccgtgagcttttactttactgataaGTCTCTTAtgaggaacagtgtcgaaagctttctggaaatcaaggtagataatatcaacagcttttgtctcgtcatacgagttaaatacttcataaaagaagtctagtaagtttgttaagcaggagcgcttggttctgaaaccgtgttgcgaatcctttatgattttattttcttctaaatatttaacaattttatctctaattattgtttccatcagcttacacactactgaagtgagactgatcggcctgtaattggctgggagagatttatttccttttttaaagattggcgtgacatttgctagtttccattcgtggggaactttacccgctagcaaagttttattgaataaaattgtaagcggtttcacgagctcatttcttgcttctttaagaagcctgggtgatatcttgtctggcccgggtgttttgtttacgttcatgctctttgtgactgagaggatttcactttctgtgatggtgaagtctggcaacgtggtgcctcgtgactgaggcgtgggggtcggcagactgccctgaacatcctcagtcgtgaagacggttgagaagtactcgttcagggtattcgccatgtctgtttcgcttgttatttgtttaccattttctgttattaatggaccaatcgttgatgttacgaccctttttgcttttacataactgtaaaattcttttgggttcgttttacatgagttcgcgatctgagcttcgacagattttttgctgcatttgatcagctttttagtttttctacgtaatctgtcatgctctagtttatcatcattattttgtgttagtatgtatttgtggtacgcatttttcttagccagaaggcagcatctaatttcattgttccaccatttcggtttggtgttttttaccttccgtctgtttcgttgcggtacacacaaaaacgtagtttcatttaactttttagcaaagaCTTCCCATGCGTTGTTTATGTCTGGTGTttccagcagttcattccagtctatggatgcaagctgcatgcgaagtctctcaaagttagcacgccgatagtctggcactttttctttactttcgcttactttagctttgtcaaaatttatggtgaaaagtaagctacgatgatcgctggaactcagttctggtccaatttttaggtcttttactgactcttcaccagttgttaaaacaatatctaggatattgttacctctcgtcggatgcatgacgtgctggtggagggagctttcaaggatactcccgtagagatgctggcctgcgtgagccgtcagtggttcaccccacctcgtgactg
This genomic stretch from Scylla paramamosain isolate STU-SP2022 unplaced genomic scaffold, ASM3559412v1 Contig54, whole genome shotgun sequence harbors:
- the LOC135098307 gene encoding prostaglandin G/H synthase 1-like isoform X5, producing the protein MRYFGKVEEMEVKLTSRNHSHALYPVLEEVNENGRQLRFQGLNTYRRRFGMQPFTSFLDLAGDPKLAADLEHFCRDIEAVEYYVSLVTARPGPSVTLPSTVSLGGPWSVKGLVAAHLQP